Proteins co-encoded in one Setaria viridis chromosome 9, Setaria_viridis_v4.0, whole genome shotgun sequence genomic window:
- the LOC117835772 gene encoding protein MOS2 produces MEKEKKLSFSISSKQRPPKPPSRPAAAAADDDDAVPRSASAPAQQFVTEFDPSQTLASSGAPRAVIAPLPNSGNFLTHRPRKPSSLPTPEEEAALAAESGGGGPSFVLDTSNAPDDPSSNIPYGLTLRNGATEAAAVKEPEKALPPPPPPAPPAAADAAPAGDLMLRRYKEDMASLPDHRGIDEFNEIPVEGFGAALLAGYGWKEGKGIGRNNKTGDTKVVEYDRRAGTQGLGYNPSEADPRKTRSGDWIVGEKKASENGSAKKRDRDSRDRMDERDSSARKKRSGEQRSEREAHGKERSARESREGTSNGTDSRSKVRWLQSHIRVRVVSEKLSKRLYLMKGKVVDVVGPTTCDVMMDDGSELVQGVEQDMLETVLPRTNGRVLVLYGKHKGMYGHLVEKNSEEEIGLVEDADTKDIVRVRYDQMAEYTGDPELLGY; encoded by the coding sequence atggagaaggagaagaagctctCGTTCTCCATCTCCTCGAAGCAGCGGCCGCCCAAGCCTCCCTCGCGCCCCGCGGCAGCCGCCGCGGACGACGATGACGCTGTCCCCCGCTCCGCGTCCGCGCCGGCCCAGCAGTTCGTCACAGAGTTCGACCCatcccaaaccctagcctcctccggcgcgccgcgcgccgtcaTCGCGCCGCTCCCCAACTCCGGCAACTTCCTCACCCACCGCCCCCGCAAGCCATCCTCGCTTCCCACccccgaggaggaggccgccctCGCAGCGgaatccggcggcggcgggccctcGTTCGTCCTCGACACCTCCAACGCCCCCGACGACCCGTCATCCAATATCCCCTACGGCCTCACCCTCCGCAACGGTGCCACCGAGGCCGCCGCTGTCAAGGAACCGGAGAAggcgctgccaccgccaccgcctccagctcctccggccgccgctgaTGCTGCGCCGGCCGGGGACCTCATGTTGCGGCGGTACAAGGAGGACATGGCTAGCCTTCCAGATCACCGTGGCATTGACGAGTTCAACGAGATTCCCGTGGAGGGATTCGGCGCGGCGCTCCTGGCTGGATATGGCTGGAAAGAGGGTAAGGGTATTGGTAGGAACAATAAGACTGGGGATACCAAGGTTGTTGAATACGACCGCCGTGCTGGCACGCAGGGGTTAGGGTATAACCCCTCTGAGGCTGATCCTAGGAAGACCCGCTCTGGCGATTGGATTGTTGGCGAGAAGAAGGCATCAGAGAATGGGAGTGCCAAGAAGAGAGATAGAGACAGTAGAGATAGGATGGATGAGAGGGATTCAAGTGCCCGGAAGAAGAGATCAGGTGAGCAAAGGTCTGAGAGGGAGGCCCATGGAAAGGAGAGGAGTGCCCGGGAGAGCCGAGAAGGCACAAGTAACGGCACTGATTCTCGTAGCAAGGTCCGGTGGTTACAGAGCCATATCAGGGTTCGTGTTGTTAGCGAAAAGTTGAGCAAGAGGCTGTACTTGATGAAGGGTAAGGTTGTCGATGTAGTGGGACCAACAACATGtgatgttatgatggatgatggatcTGAACTGGTGCAAGGGGTGGAGCAGGATATGCTTGAAACAGTACTTCCTCGGACGAACGGTCGAGTGCTTGTGCTCTATGGGAAGCACAAGGGAATGTATGGGCACCTGGTGGAGAAGAATTCCGAAGAGGAGATTGGATTGGTGGAAGATGCAGATACAAAAGATATAGTACGTGTTAGATATGACCAGATGGCAGAATATACTGGAGATCCGGAGCTGCTTGGCTACtga
- the LOC117836575 gene encoding serine/threonine-protein kinase WAG1: MHMEAPPPMDAAHDPAPFSPLSSDAALSPHFPPALADAGAGALDLSFTSTASASTSSFTTATTFSARSSLSLPSFSSSTSLSPRPHSSAASPHWAHLAAARAATPDGVLRLAHLHLVRELGHGHLARVFLCRLKSSPPASPLFALKVVDLRDDDPSRVSHVLAESRVLSSLDHPFVPTLYARLDAGRYACFLMDYCSGGDLHAVLRRRPGGRLPVAAARFYAAEVLLALEYLHALGFVYRDLKPENILLRGDGHVVLSDFDLALPASVEPAVRRRQVRKQSRRRKSILLPSCFSGANGGSGDDGDEVEIDAKERFEFVAEPTSASSKDCVGTHEYLAPELVSGSGHGNGVDWWAFGVFLYELVYGRTPFKGHTKEVTLKNILSKQVTYPQLDGEADAAQLRDLVGRLLERDPRRRMGAARGAAEIKRHPFFAGVDWALIRCVAPPVVPDKEAAASPAGGDRKAAKLGSWSSMGSNCSSKKRKSSSFNGRRSNCEERQGVFRKLMSWSQENRPSSKTKTTTMNKVK, translated from the coding sequence ATGCACATGGAAGCGCCGCCGCCAATGGACGCGGCTCACGACCCCGCGCCCTTCTCTCCGCTCTCCTCCGACGCCGCCCTCTCCCCGCACTTCCCGCCGGCGCTggcggacgcgggcgccggcgcgctgGACCTCTCCTTCACCTCcacggcctccgcctccacctcctccttcaccaccgccaccaccttcaGCGCGCGGAGCTCGCTGTCGCTgccctccttctcctcctccacctcgctctcCCCGCGCCCGCACTCCTCCGCCGCGTCCCCGCACTGGgcgcacctcgccgccgcccgcgccgccacgcccgACGGCGTGCTCCGCCTCGCGCACCTCCATCTCGTCCGCGAGCTCGGCCACGGCCACCTCGCCCGCGTCTTCCTATGCCGCCTCAAGAGCTCCCCGCCGGCGTCCCCGCTCTTCGCGCTCAAGGTCGTCGACCTCCGCGACGACGACCCGTCCAGGGTCTCCCACGTCCTCGCCGAGTCGCGCGTCCTCTCCTCGCTCGACCACCCCTTCGTGCCAACCCTCTACGCGCGCCTCGACGCCGGCCGCTACGCGTGCTTCCTCATGGACTACTGCTCCGGGGGCGACCTCCATGCGGTGCTCCGGCGCCGCCCTGGCGGCCGTCTGCCCGTCGCCGCGGCGAGGTTCTACGCCGCCGAGGTGCTGCTCGCGCTCGAGTACCTCCACGCGCTCGGCTTCGTGTACCGCGACCTCAAGCCGGAGAACATCCTCCTCCGGGGCGACGGCCACGTCGTGCTCTCCGACTTCGACCTCGCGCTCCCGGCGTCCGTGGAGCCCGCCGTCCGGCGCCGCCAGGTGCGGAAGCAGAGCCGCCGCAGGAAGAGCATACTGCTGCCGTCGTGCTTCTCTGGCGccaatggcggcagcggcgacgacggTGACGAGGTGGAGATCGACGCCAAGGAGCGGTTTGAGTTCGTGGCCGAGCCGACGTCGGCGAGCTCCAAGGACTGCGTGGGCACGCACGAGTACCTCGCGCCAGAGCTCGTGAGCGGGAGCGGCCACGGCAACGGCGTCGACTGGTGGGCCTTCGGCGTGTTCCTCTACGAGCTCGTCTACGGTCGCACGCCCTTCAAGGGCCACACCAAGGAGGTCACCCTCAAGAACATCCTCTCCAAGCAGGTCACCTACCCGCAGCTTGACGGCGAGGCCGACGCGGCCCAGCTCCGGGACCTCGTCGGGCGGCTCCTCGAGCGGGATCCGCGCCGCCGTAtgggcgccgcgcgcggcgctgCCGAGATCAAGCGGCACCCGTTCTTCGCCGGCGTGGACTGGGCGCTGATACGGTGCGTGGCGCCCCCCGTGGTGCCGGACAAGGAGGCCGCCGCGTCCCCCGCCGGCGGGGACAGGAAGGCGGCGAAGCTCGGGAGCTGGAGCAGCATGGGCAGCAACTGCAGCAGCAAGAAGCGGAAGAGCAGCAGCTTCAACGGGAGGAGGTCGAATTGCGAGGAGAGGCAGGGGGTCTTCCGCAAGCTCATGAGTTGGAGCCAGGAGAACCGACCCAGCAGCAAGACCAAGACGACGACGATGAACAAAGTAAAATGA